GACACCCAGACGGAAAGAACTTGCTTGATGTTTCTCTGTGTTTTGGTTTTTGGTTTGCTTTGTTTTACCTCTCTAAATTATGGTTTTGACAAGAACTATAATAAGACCAATACTTGTCAATACACTGACTTTGTTGAGGAGAATCTGGGTTTCGATTCCCAAATAATTTCGAGGATTAGTCAGTTTTATAAATGACCTAAAGGATTGAAGTCTGTGAAATGCCTAAGGAACTTAAAAGAGAAATCAAAAGTCCTAATATGGTGATTGAAAAAACTGAGAGTAAGAGATACTAGATTTTTACacaaattatgattatgatttgaAGCAATACAGGCTCAAAACTAACACATGAAAATATGGACCACGTTCACCCACTCCAATTAAAGGCCACGTTCATCTCAATCGAAAGAATTTTTCGACGTAccaaaataataacttttctaTTTTCAGCTTCAGCATAGAAAAATATTCCATTgtgatataataatatatggTTGGAAGTGGTATTAGGTAGATTTGAATGGTGAATAAATGAATAGTGCTCTTAATTAGTATGTCATATCAAGTATGTGCTCATCACGAAAATATAATAGAAAGGATGATGTATGCGAAATATATAGTTGCTTGGCATATGGCATTGAAAATGCTTTTGTCGTAGTTTGTCGTGTTCGTATAAGTATTCAGCTTCCATGAAGTCACgattattaacaattaatataggTGATGCAACGAGAATGTTAATTTATGTGAACATAAATTGCATGCGGATGAAATTAAATCACTTATCCTTTATCTACCAAAACATCACTCACTTTTatgataatgatatttttgcaataattaaaaaagaaagaattagaaaaagattaaattatatttaagataaataattatttttcatcccTAAATGTATAGAATACTGATAAATTTATCCTTAAATATGTAAGTAGGTTCTTTCATTAAAGGACAAAAGATATCAGATAAATAgatttatcctattttttttaatttctaaggCTAAAATTTGAACGTTTATTTCTTTGAGAATGAATTTAACCGCACCCTACACGGACAAAAAGAATTACTTATTCTCATGAGAATTACTTATTCTCATGTTTTCCCAACCCTTTCCTCCCCCAACACCGCAACCCCTTGTCCCCCTTCCTAAACCAGATCATCATCCCAAACCCCTAAAAAAAACCTGcaacaaaatgcaaaaatggTGGGGTAGGGGAGTTGCGCCCACAGTGGTGGGGTGCGCGAATGACATGGCGGTGTGGAGCCTTGAAGGGGAAGGGTGGCACAGCGCAATCTGACCAGATCTCCACTGGGAAGGGTGGCACTATGCAGTGCGATCCTTGATTAGGGGCGACGCGATGCGACAGTGCTTGGAGGAGGATGACAGTGGAACGGTGCTTGGTTCATGGTGTCAGGGGTGTGAGAAGTCGTAGGAAAGGAGAGGGGTCAGCAGATGTAGGGATTTAGATTGGTGGACAAAAGAGACATTTCATCCCATTTAATAGTGCCACTGACACTTCTGACAGTGGGAATAGTAGTTCCCATCCAGAACACCTActgtataaaaataaagaaaaaaaatccaaaatttatatatttttctggtGTGGgtagaaaaacaaagaaacaacaaaaactatGCCTGTTGGAAGCTCACACCTTAGCATCCGAATCCAACAACAAAGAAAGCACTGTCCAAAATCTGAGCATAAAGCAATCATTCCTCCAATTTAAAACCAAAGAGAAAATTGAAATACTTGCCCTACCACAAGTTTACCAACATACAAAATCAGGAAGGTTGAGCTCTATATTCCCTGATTATGAATTACACGTAGAAACTACAAGATCGCTCAAACCTAGAGTTTCCCTCATGACAAATGTCTGCGAAATAATTCCAAATTTGCGGTAAAAAATCAGAGTATAattacaaaatagaaaaatctcCATTATGAACTAAATGCAATGTTCCCATTTCAAGCATCTAACGTTAGTAATAGCCAACAGCTCTCAGGTCTTTTGGCAGTGTCTGCAGCTCAGCATCACCGCCTTCACCTAAAAATACAATGCGACCTGTGAAGCACAAGAAGTGTGGTATGCATCAAGTCCATCGGTAAAGAATTAAAGATTCTCAAGTAATCTTCTGTCACATGCCGaacattattttaatcataAGCTACCTTAAATCTTTAGCCTCTGATAATCCATAGAGAAAGTGAGATATATATCATGCCAATCTATGTTAGAAGAGGAAACTGAAGAACTTATAGATATGGAGTGCAGATCAATCATCGCTAAAAAACAATGTTAAAATTACAGGGTGTTTGTACGGAGTAGGGAGCGAGAGAAGGAAGAATAAAGACTTTGAATCATAAGATCTTAGATTTATATAGCGAGTAATGATATTATGTTACAAAATTCTAACCCAATTGTACAAGTACAAGTATACGCCAAAGCCCACTAACACAATAACATTATTAgcctaattaattaaataagaaaacaaatctGAAATTATAATGAAGATGGGAAACAACTCCCATAATTGCTTCCCCAATCAGATGACCGAATGATTTCAAGATGTTATTAGATATATTATGTAGATATGCTAATATATTCCAAATAACTCGCAAGATATTATGAGATTCTAACAActaattcttcttttttattttttttttaaaaagtgcaAGATTAATGAGGGCAAAAAAGCATATCATAGTATATTCACTGTATTGAATTATGAATTTGGGCATAACTTATTGAATATAAAAAGTTCAATTAATATGTTAAGGTAAGACAAGATTGAGTCAAATACAGGGCTTGATTTCTTTGTGAGCTGAGTCAGAGACACATTGCTAACCCTACTTTCCAGCCAAGTGGCAATATCTAAACAATTCCATCTTCCAAGAATAGGTAATAATGACTGGTTATTAGATGAATTTTTGGGCCTCTAGAACATTAAGGATTGCTCCATAAGACATTTAGACAGAACTCACAGAAGGACACTGTACTTTATTTCCAATTCCTTTTCAACTTTTGAGCAAAACTTACGGTATTCTCTTCTCAATATTATGTCTCCAGTACCTAATTGCAGAAAtctcacctagtgggataaggcttttgATGTTGTTATTATCTAGTAGCAGAACATTGTGAGAGTTGGGGGGAGAGGGAGAGACTGCTGTAacaggaaaaaaggaaaaaaatttgcAAAGCAAGAGGGTGAGAGGATTATGATTTATAAAAGAAGGCACAGGAGGCACTAGTGTTTTAGATGTTATAAAGCCACAACTAACTTAGTAACATGACACTATAGAATAAAATGCTGCTGAGCCTACTGGTGGTAAGAGTCGTGAAGGATAAAAGGCAGAAGAACACATTTGCTTCATGTAAACAAATAATCATAAGAGTAGGCTTCTTGACCTCACCTATCTTCCCACACATTAATTCTTACTAGCAAACTGAATAAAGCTACAAAACCATACTCAAGAACAAATCCATTGTCACAAAGAACAAAAGCAAAGTCATTTAAAACAACAAAGATTGATTGAAGAGTTACCATTTCGTCGAACAGCAATTTCTCGAATTCGGCGGGCAATGCCGGTTATCGGATCGGTGAAGCATTTGGTCTCGAGGTTCCCCTCCACGTACAGCATTGAACTGCAAAAGGCCAGCAGCATCAGTAAGGTGCAATACGACAATTGGTTAATTGAAAAAGCGGCGAGTGAATGAGAGAGTGGGCTGACCCGGGAACAACGTGTTTGGTGACAAGGTCTCCCAATTTCTGAGGATAAACGGAGACACGATGCCACTGAATGGCAGAGCGATTGGCATAGTCCTTAGGGTTCTCGTCGACGCGAGGCCTGCGGTTGTTGTGAATCCCTCCGGTGCCGACGGAGAGAAGAGTGACGGAGGTGCCACTCTTAAGCTTCTTCTGCAAAGGAGCCTGCCCCGCCTTCCCTACCAGAATAGCCTAACACAACACAGCACAATTGAATGGGAAAATGAATCGCTAATTgtgaaattgaatttcgaaTAGGAATACGATACCCTGTAGATGCCAACGTCGAGGCCATTCTCGAGGGGGCGATCGATGACgaacttttcttcttcttgaacGGCGTCGGGTGCGGGTGGGTCGGGTGCTGAGTCGGCCTCGTCCGAGTCGAAAAGGTGATCGGTGGAGAAGTGGCGATATGCATTGGGGGTTCGAAGCAGAGAGCAATAGAGCCTCCTTGAGAGCGTCATCATGGAACTCGACATTTTTGCCTACTGCTGCTGGCTTCTAAAACCCTAGTAACTTACTTGGGGACCAAATCATGTGTATGTGTAGTGTCTACCGGTCAAATAATGGGAAaaggtttaaaaatatttttgtgtacCTAGAGATATGCATATGCAATGAGTTGATCCACATAATGATCCATAAGCTTCTTACAGGATTAACTTGATCtgtaagtcttaaaaatcaacttgatccgtaaaaaaagaaagaaaacaggaATAATTtgaccatttttaaaaaatgatgggtgcaccagcaatgatACTAGGTGTACCTAACAACACTCTCAACTAATTCAACTAATTCATACTTTATGCTTTATTGGACTCTCATTACAATTTTCTAATTCATTGATAATGtccaaaactaaattaaattaataaaataatactgaATGAACGATGAAACTAAAAgtgtttgataaattattttatatgaatcttgtataaatcattttcaataaaaaaaattattgaatttttatctatttctaaTTAAGTATTGTTTATTTTAGATGGTGAACCTAACACtctttttaagtaaataatactATCCCTCTATTTTGTTAACGTTATACAGTTAAGGGGTGACAGTGTAAAGTGTAGGgataaaaaagagaggaaagtttgtaTAAATCTTACGAAATTTCAAAAGtatcaatataatttacttacttttttaattaagtcaGCATTTGcagtaaagaaaaattaactcaacattttatattatcttcTCGTCACATTGTAAGTTTCACACGAGCAGAATTAGTTTTTCGagatttatattttctaaaattatttttttattatgaacatattatttttatatttgaattaaattattcataacAATAAATAGAACTCATAACCTGATTTGATCTCCATATTTGCTtacacgttttttttttcctcaactAATTCTATAAGCAATCTTCCTACATTAACATTATGTTTAGTTGTgaggagagaaataaaatggatgaaaatagaaaataaataattaaataaaagagaaatagcataaaaataaagtgagattttcaatttgttaagtttaaaagaaataggtgaaaataaaatgataaatttattgcaaAATACTAATATACTCTTATCAATATACAAGTATTTTTATCCAATACGAATAAgttttattagtaaaaaaagaagggtaaaaacataaatatacacTACATACCTTTACCAATGACAAATTTCAAATGTGGAATCCACCTCTACCCCAATTAAATCCCTCACAAATCAGCTCTACCAAGCCACTGAACAAACTTCCATTGTCGTCCATCGCCTCATAGTCACCATTGACAAATACAACGTTAGTTTCAACTAGTTAATTTCAATATGATGTTGCGCTtgcttttatttcattagatttgttAGCTGATGTTTCTTGTGTTTCTCCAAAGATGATTGAGGTTCAATTCtcaatttagaaatgaaatcaCCACTAAAGATATTACTTTacctttaaaattgaattatctagtgagagaaaaaattaattaaatgtcaaataaaaatactaaatatctcctaattatatcaaaagaaaatttgtgtGCACAAAGTATCTTTATTCCACTAGTATCAATCATTGTTATTACTAgtatataatcaatttaaaaattaaattaaatcctattttattttaagtggtaacaaatcttattattttaaaaatatcacaataataatagtaataattataattatactattatcttgaaatttaaataaatcaaatgttatttttatattaatttttggttcattaaaaaatataataaagtgttttaaatttatataattaaatgactGAACTGCAGGAGTTAAAATGCTAGTTTTCCAATAAAATATTTCCATGTGAGGAGGTTTCGTGATATTTCCAATAAAATCTTTATACATTATTTTCTGCACATGAAAATGATTAATGGTGtgtaaaagaagtaaaaaaaaaaaggtggtaaaataattatagaaaaagTTAAACCAGGCATATTGAAGTTTTAGAAAgagtaattaaacctaaatgACACAATGACTGCGAAGCGAAAAGCTGGAGCAAATGTGTGTATATTATTACTATATTTTCGGGACCTCCTCCGCATATTTGTTTCTCAATATCTAAAGGGAACCACGAAAATTAGTGTACCTAAAATTATGACATGAaatgaaacaaataaatggcTGCCATACAACATATTTCTTATCCATGAAAACCTCCTAAGTATCTATTGTTCTTGCTTATTtcgttttcttttctaaatctCATGATCTCCCTATACATGAAACGGAGCAGCCGATGCAGACACTAACATAAACCAATCCCCAAATAGTGCCAAGTACCACAACGCAGAAATGCTGCAAAACCCAAGAGTATTGCGATATTCCGCTCAGCCATTCAATCCTCCAACTCGCACGGCAGCATCATCACTTTCTCCATTCCAATTAATACCCACTTCTCCATCTTTTCCAATCCTCAAACAGCAATGCAGATTCTCACGTAGAGAGCTCACAATCTTTAGCAACTCTTGCTTGCTACTACTCTTGGGTTCTCAGGCAGTGGATGGATCCAGAGCAAGAGCAGAAGAAGACGTTGGTAACACAAGTAACATTGATCAACTAGAAGAGAATCTGGCTTTTGCTGAAGAAGATGCTGCTAACATAAGCAGCAGTGATCAACCAGAAGAGGATTTGACTTTGGCAGAAGATGATGTTGGTAACACAAGGAACAGTGATCAACCAGAAGAGAATCTGACTTTAGCAGAAGATGTTGCTAACACAGGTAGTGATAAACCAGAAGAGAATGTGGCTACCACTCCCAGCTGCACTGAAAGAAAACCTACCAAACAAGCATTCTTAGACGTATCTATTGACGGCGAACCTGTTGGTCGCATTACTATAGGGCTCTATGGAGATGATGTTCCTGCAGGAGTTGACAGGTTTAGTAAGATTGCAAGCGGAGCTGCTGGCATTAGCTACAGAAGAAAGGAGTTTGTCAAAATAATGCCCAATTACGTCCAACATGGCGGCCTGAGATCCTATGGGGTGGATGTTGAACTTGCTTCGAAGACAGGTAGCAACTTGGGAGCTGGTAGACTTGTTGAGGAATGGGAGAGGGAGTATGAGAGATGTCCTGGGACTAAAAACGTGGCTGGAAGTGTAGGGATTATTGTGAGAAACCCATCAAAACCGCCTCCAAAGTTGAAGCTGATTGCAAAACAAGGGAAGCTGGAGATTGATCAAGAAGAAGTAGGAACTGATCCCAATGGGACAGAATTTGTCATAGCTACAAAGGATTCACCAGAACTGGATGCATCCACTCTGGTAATTGGAAGAGTAATAGGAGGGATGGAGGTTGTGCAGAGGATCGGTCTGGTTAAAACTGTACAAGAGAATACAGGATCTCCATACTTTAGGTGAGTAGAACAGACAGTACTTTATGccattttatttatagaaatcgtgtatgatttatttgaaattctGAGATCTTGAGGCACGTTGTCTTTGTTTTCTACCCAATATGTCTGCTGCTATTTACAGTTGAACGTGTACCTTTGATATATTGCTAATTATACTGAAATTACAGGGTGGCAAAGCTAATAGGAGACAAGAGAGCTGTTGTAGCAGAAAGAGGATTCAACCGCCCTTATTCAAAGGTCATTGTTACAAACTGCGGTTTAATGGAGTAACACAAAATCGTATTCACTCCCTTTTCTAGTTGATTTCCTGTGTACGTATTAGAGAACATATATCACATTCATAACAATCTCCATTGTCATTCGACCCTATGTAACGTCTACCATTTGTATTACaaatgaggaaaaaaatattacagcTGGGTTCCAGATGGCAAAGTAATCGTCAATCACAGGTATCAAGGTGCAACAAATTACTTGCTTTTGTTAGGAGCAGGATTGAACCCCATGTATCTTCAGtaaaaaagcaattaaacctttgatacaaCAATTACAAGGTTTTTAAATAGAATAATATGCCGCGAAAAAAGACAGTATACACAACATCTAGCTGGAGGAAGGGGAAGTGTTCTTTGATTAGGGACCCATCATATCCCCTGGGTTCAAGAGGTTATGTATTTTGGCCTGTAATATGAGTGGACTTTAATCTTTTTGTTGGTGGAGACATGAAAAGCTTTCTAATGGAACCTACAGGATCATCCACCTGCACATAAACATGCTATATGTAAGACACTGAACATCCCTTGGTAAATATTCCACAATCAATTAGGCATATGCAGATGTTCACAGACCTTGAAAGGAACAGTTTGATGCAACTACCAGAGTTGGCAAACATATCATGATAAAATTGAGACAATATGAAAGACTATAATTTCAGAATATCAGGCTTTCTGTCTTTTCTATCAATAGTATAATCATTTATTCTCACTTCTGCATGATTATAGAAAAGACTAATTTGAGTGACATGCTAACCTTGGGGTCTTGTTGAATAATTTAATCCCATATATTTAGGGTTTTGGTTTTTGTCCAAGTACCAATCATAGTTTTGTCAATGAACGGATTGCATGTTATAAAAATAAGGCAGGGGCACTCCAAGCACTCCTGCCCATGATGTTATCCAGTATCCACCCATTTTCTATGCTATATAATAACCATCCAATGATTAAATAAGAGTAATAATATCTGCAAGAAATACCTTAACAATGGGCATAGATGATGGAGATCTATTTGGCGAATGTGGCAAATGATTTTTCTGATGATACAGAGCAGATAATGTTTGCTTCCACCCAGGTTCCCCATCATTTATTGATGCAATCCAGGGGCAGAAATGTCTATGCTGCCTGATTGGATCAAATTCCATTGCTTTATCGGACACTGGGGGATTCTTCAACTTCCCTGGAAAGCAAAGGGAAGAAGATTCAAAAACCTTCCatttctcttataatttaaGTCATAATGAGAAGTGAACTACACATTGTCATGCTAAAACAGATAATGATACAACTGCCAATCAGAATGTAAGTCATACTCTAATTCACATTCAAACATTCAATGTTAATGATTTATCAATGAACCATAACATAGTGCTTACCTAAACTATAAAGTACATTGTCCCTGCTAATAGGATTCTCTTCTCTGTCTTTGACCCCATAATTTTCAAGACTACCAACTTGGCCATCCAAAGTCTTGTGTGAAACCGAAGGTGCTTCACCTTCTGTAGAGTCTTTCTGTGCAACAATATCTTTAGTTAATGTGCACTTCCAAACAAGTCATAGCAAGACTACTTATGATCAAGCATTTTGTTAGTGTTACTAATTTATGATAACCAAACACAATAATAACTAGGCCGCAATTTTTTTCtctgattattttatttatgtctatccatttgacaaataaaaaatctctAACCTGAGAACTACTAGGATATCCTGCTGCTGAACTATTCAATTTATCAGCATCTGTGTGTACAGGCATCTTATCCTTAAGAGCAGATGATTGTCCCGCTAAAACATCTGAATCATGAAGACTAGATTGAGAGCCagtttcaaaatttgatatctCCCTGATTTCAGATGACACAGGAACAAGTTGTCCAATAAAAGCATTAACAATATTATCAGTTTTCTCCTGTAAATCTGATTGAATACCACCTCTGTCAACAAAAACATGATCCCTAAAATCAGAATCATAAGAAAGGCGAGCCCTTAAATTCTGACCAATAATAGGCAGAGATATTATTGCTTTAAAGTTTTGCTTTGTTGGGGGAGGACCCCCTGCAATTGTCATATTTAGACTTGAAGAAGTATCCTTTGATGAATTTGCAACATCAGGCATGGTATTATTTACACCCTGCCTATTTTCAAGATCAGCATTTTCACCGTTCACTTC
This genomic interval from Glycine max cultivar Williams 82 chromosome 5, Glycine_max_v4.0, whole genome shotgun sequence contains the following:
- the LOC100809336 gene encoding single-stranded DNA-binding protein, mitochondrial, whose translation is MSSSMMTLSRRLYCSLLRTPNAYRHFSTDHLFDSDEADSAPDPPAPDAVQEEEKFVIDRPLENGLDVGIYRAILVGKAGQAPLQKKLKSGTSVTLLSVGTGGIHNNRRPRVDENPKDYANRSAIQWHRVSVYPQKLGDLVTKHVVPGSMLYVEGNLETKCFTDPITGIARRIREIAVRRNGRIVFLGEGGDAELQTLPKDLRAVGYY
- the CYP47 gene encoding peptidyl-prolyl cis-trans isomerase CYP26-2, chloroplastic, with amino-acid sequence MLQNPRVLRYSAQPFNPPTRTAASSLSPFQLIPTSPSFPILKQQCRFSRRELTIFSNSCLLLLLGSQAVDGSRARAEEDVGNTSNIDQLEENLAFAEEDAANISSSDQPEEDLTLAEDDVGNTRNSDQPEENLTLAEDVANTGSDKPEENVATTPSCTERKPTKQAFLDVSIDGEPVGRITIGLYGDDVPAGVDRFSKIASGAAGISYRRKEFVKIMPNYVQHGGLRSYGVDVELASKTGSNLGAGRLVEEWEREYERCPGTKNVAGSVGIIVRNPSKPPPKLKLIAKQGKLEIDQEEVGTDPNGTEFVIATKDSPELDASTLVIGRVIGGMEVVQRIGLVKTVQENTGSPYFRVAKLIGDKRAVVAERGFNRPYSKVIVTNCGLME
- the LOC100799942 gene encoding uncharacterized protein isoform X2; translation: MELNWRGDVAEGQQSSSAATMALQGSLCRPWDRGDFMRRLATFKSMSWFAKPKVVSAVNCASRGWINVDIDTISCEACGARLLFSTPASWNQQQVEKAALVFSLKLDNGHKLLCPWIDNACDETLARFPPATPPVLVDNFREHCFALLQLSALPRISPSAIDYMQSQSTLLEDFLGQSLMLEYGNGSAENSGIGDVSSQEELKLYYQAQKLISLCGWKLRPLPYVVDWKDMSDQSLNNTTNLVVHSAGTNEHLKTDESSKDSIGEQMDPNSAVLDCSLCGATIGLWAFCTVPRPVESIRLVGYAEVNGENADLENRQGVNNTMPDVANSSKDTSSSLNMTIAGGPPPTKQNFKAIISLPIIGQNLRARLSYDSDFRDHVFVDRGGIQSDLQEKTDNIVNAFIGQLVPVSSEIREISNFETGSQSSLHDSDVLAGQSSALKDKMPVHTDADKLNSSAAGYPSSSQKDSTEGEAPSVSHKTLDGQVGSLENYGVKDREENPISRDNVLYSLGKLKNPPVSDKAMEFDPIRQHRHFCPWIASINDGEPGWKQTLSALYHQKNHLPHSPNRSPSSMPIVKVDDPVGSIRKLFMSPPTKRLKSTHITGQNT